From the bacterium genome, the window GAGCGGCGGTGCGGAAATTTGGGATTGTGAAAGCGGCGCCATCACCCCGGCAGCCGGTGCGCGGGAGAAAAATCGCTCCATCCTGCAACTCAAGCTCGAGCCGCTGCAGGCGTTCTGGCTTGCCTTTGACCGGCGAACGAAAAAAATCTCCCCAGCTTCCAAACCTTTTACAGCCTCGACCATTCCGGTAACCGGACCCTGGCAGTTGTCATTTCCTGAAACCGATACAGTTCAAGTCTCATCCGCCATCACCCTGATTTCTCAGGAACCGCATGTGGCGGACATCCTGCCACCCGCGTTTAACATCAACCAAGGAATGCGCCGGAGCATCGTCGGTCCCACCCGCGTGTATGACCGTTGGCACGCGACCCTGCTGTACATCCCGGATCCAGAAAGCCGATGGTTTTTTCGCTACCGCTTCACCCTGAAAGACCGGGTCGAGTCGGCGTTGGTCAACATCAACGCCGACAACCGGGTGCATTTTTGGGTGAACGGCATCGCAGTGTACCCTGGAGCTCACGCGGACCAGCTGGCCGATGCGGATGTGCACACTATCGATATGCTGCTGAAAAAAGGAGAAAACATCATTGCCGTGCAGGTGGACAACCGTCTTGGACATGGCTACCTGGTAATGCAGGGCACGATCCAAATGGCTAACGGCGAGTGCATCGATATTCAGACTGATGAGACCTGGAGACAGAATCGCACCGCGGCCGTCGGATGGCAAGAGCTGAATTTCAACGACAGCGCATGGCCTGCTGCGCAAAAAGCGTCAAAGGAGATACAGCAGGCTGGATTGTCTTCATTAAGGCATCCGCAAAGAGCGATTGCAAAAAACGCACGGCTGATCTGGAGCATCCCGGTTCCACCGGGAGCGACGGAGGTAACGATGCCCGGCCTGAGCTCCAGTGCGCAGGTCTGGCTCGATGGACAGATGGTCAAAGTGGAGAACAACCGCCTCGAATTGCCCGGAGAGGCAAAAAAGCTGATCATCCGCTTGCCAGGGGCAGGCTCCGGACTCAGCGATGCAATGAAATTCATCTGCCCAAATTCAACCACGCGGGATTTGGATTCATGGCAGAACATGGGATTGAGCCGGTTTACCGGTTTTATCGATTACCAGACAGAGATAACCCTGGCGAACAAGCCGGTCCAAGCAGTGCTGGATCTGGGCCGAGTCCTGCATATGGCGGAGGTGTGGATCAACGGCGTCAAAGCCGGCGAGCGGCTGTGGCCGCCCTTTCGCTTTGATTGTTCAAAAGCGTTCCTTCCGGGAAACAATCGGATCAAAGTGCGGGTTGGTAATCTCATGGTCAATGCCATGGGACTGCAGGATGATCTCGGCAAACTGCGGCTGTGGGGGTGGCGGGGCATTCCTCCGGATTCGTGCTTTGACGCCGGACTTTTCGGACCGGTTCAGCTCCAACTTGGAGAAAAATGAATGACACGGCTTTGTCGCTGGCTCTGTGTGCTGCTGCTGTTGTTCTGCACAAAAACAGAGAAAAAAATGGTGAATGAAGAGGACTTGAATTGGCTGCACTCAGAGGCGCGCCGCCAGCTGCTCAGCTGCCGGATCGAAGCGACAGACGGAACCACGCTCTTTACTCCGGACGGCGAGGGCCATTACGCCGCGCTGTGGACCAGGGACTTGGCCTACATGGTGGAAAATGGCTTTGACCTGTTCACCCTGCCGGAGATCAAAGGGGCTATTCTCTATCTGTTGGCCGGGCAGCGCAGCGATGGCTGTATACCGGATCGCCGTCAGGCTGACGGCCTGGCGGTGTACAGCGCAGGACCCGTGGACCATCCGTTGGGCGACCCGCCCACAGACAACTCCCCGTTCATGGTCAAACTGACGGCAGACTATATTGATCGCAGCGGCGATCTCGATTTTTTTATCGCCCATTCAGCGGCCTTGATCCGCGCCATGGATTATACGCCGCGCAGCAGCCGGGGACTGGTCTTCATCGATCCGCTCCATCCGCACTCTCCCTATGGCTTTACCGACACCATTCAAAAGACCGGAGAACTGCTGTTCTCTTCGCTGCTGTACTGGGAGGCATCGCAACGATTGGCGACGCTGTTTGCAAAAAGCCGAAATCCGGAAAATGCGCAAACGTTCCGCTCCAGAGCGCAAATGATCGAGCAGCACCTCGATGCCCTCTGGGATGAGAGAACAGGCATGTTCTGGGCGGCGTCGCAGGATTGCCGCCAGATCGATATCTGGGGCAGCGCTTACGCCGTCTATATCGCATTCCCGCTAGGGATGAAGAAAGCGAGAATCGTTCGCTATCTCGCAGACCATTTTGACCGATATGTTTATTGCGGACAGATCCGTCATCTGCCTGAACCCGAGGTGTGGGAAAAAACACTCATTCCGGTCAAGGCCGGAACTTATCAGAACGGCGCTTATTGGGGAACTGCGTCGGGCTGGGTGGCCGTGGCGCTGGCGCAGCAGCATCCGCAATTAAGCCAACGGATTTTTGCAGAGCTGCTACAGGACTATCGGATGCACGGCCCACACGAGTGCTGCAACCGAGGATATCGACAGCTCAACAACTATGTAGTCAGTGTATTGAATCCTCTAGGGGCTTTGAAGAAAGTACAATAGCCGGCGCCGCAGCCGTGCGGATGCAACCGGCGGGCGGCGAACGTAGGTCGCCAGGACTTTACTCTACCCCCCATGCTGTTCGTCGCTGGGTTATTCGGCGCTCTGTTGCTTCTGCAGGCAGGTGGCGCCCTTCACGGCTGTGCGTCTCCACGGTATCCCGGTTGTCGACGAAAAAAAGAACACGAAATACGATAAATGCCGTCGGTCATTGGCCTTCAATGGATGGATGAAGCAGAAAATTTCACGATCGTCACAGGCGGTAAACCAGGCTCAGACGAACCCAATCAAGCTTACAAGTTCCGTAGAATCTCCCTGCACACCTCGCCCAGATCTGCTGCGATAAAATCAGGACTCTCTTTTTTCAGCTCTGCCGGCGCAAAGGTGGTGGTCAGCGCGTAGCAGCGTATGCCCGCAGCCTTGGCCGCACGAATGCCGTTAAGGGCGTCCTCGACCACAATACACTGTTCCGGCGACAGCGATAATCTGGCTGCAGCGGCGGCATAGATTTCAGGATGAGGTTTTTTATGCTGCACGTCCTCTGCACTCAGCAGAACAGCGAACCATTCGGCCGGAATGCCGGCCACGCGCAAATTGGCATCGACTTTGATTCGGTCGGCGCTGCTGGCCAGAGCCAGGCGGAGGCCGGCGTCGATCAGCCGTCGCAGGTATGCCGGCGTCCCGGGATAAAGCCGAAGCGTCTGCTCCACGATCTGCAGATAGATCTCATAGACCCGATCCTTCATCGTCGGATGATAAGCGACGCCGTATTTTTCAGCCACACCGCCGATGAACTTGATTTCGCCGGCGCCGATGAACGGAATAAAATCCTCCGGCTGGGCGATTACGCCAAAATCGGCCAAGCCTCGAATGGCTGC encodes:
- a CDS encoding HAD-IA family hydrolase, whose protein sequence is MILDMDGVLVDSEPVILAAAIRGLADFGVIAQPEDFIPFIGAGEIKFIGGVAEKYGVAYHPTMKDRVYEIYLQIVEQTLRLYPGTPAYLRRLIDAGLRLALASSADRIKVDANLRVAGIPAEWFAVLLSAEDVQHKKPHPEIYAAAAARLSLSPEQCIVVEDALNGIRAAKAAGIRCYALTTTFAPAELKKESPDFIAADLGEVCREILRNL